From Gopherus flavomarginatus isolate rGopFla2 chromosome 7, rGopFla2.mat.asm, whole genome shotgun sequence, the proteins below share one genomic window:
- the LOC127055815 gene encoding dimethylaniline monooxygenase [N-oxide-forming] 2-like isoform X2, with amino-acid sequence MAKRVAVIGSGVSGLTSTKCCLDEGLQPTCFERSDDIGGLWRFKEKVEEGRASIYQSVFTNSSKEMSCFSDFPMPEHFPNFLHNTRFLEYLKLYAKHFDLLKYIKFKTTVISVRKCQDFSTTGQWIVVTESDGKQESTMFDAVMVCMGHHIESFIPMQSFPGIEKFKGQYFHSREYKSPEGFQGKTVVVIGMGNSASDIAVELCQRAKRVFISTRGGSWVMSRVYDDGYPWDTVFHTRFSNLIRSILPWPLLKRVYEQKMNQWFNHENYGLVPQNRALMKEPVFNDDLPSRILCGSVVVKPIVKEFTETAAIFEDGTMEDNVDVVIFATGYSFSFPFLEQSVIKVENNEVGLYKQVFPPTLEKPTLAVIGLIQPLGPIMPNAELQARWATRVFKGLSALPCESTMMTDIVKRKKKRIEWNVHGYIHLRWRYGCCGSCQVICTLTNWKTRHLLTTHIFTGAGRLAVNICIYVSQESSFLHR; translated from the exons ATGGCCAAGAGAGTTGCTGTGATCGGCTCTGGCGTGAGTGGACTGACCTCCACCAAGTGCTGCCTGGATGAGGGGCTGCAGCCTACCTGCTTCGAGAGAAGTGATGACATCGGGGGGCTCTGGAGGTTCAAA GAAAAGGTAGAGGAAGGCAGAGCCAGTATCTACCAATCTGTATTCACCAATTCCTCCAAGGAGATGTCATGCTTCAGTGACTTTCCGATGCCTGAACACTTTCCAAACTTCCTGCACAACACCAGATTCCTGGAATATTTGAAACTGTACGCAAAGCACTTTGATCTTCTGAAATACATCAAGTTCAAG ACCACAGTCATCAGTGTAAGAAAATGCCAGGATTTCTCTACCACCGGCCAGTGGATTGTTGTCACCGAGAGTGATGGGAAGCAAGAATCCACCATGTTTGATGCCGTTATGGTATGCATGGGTCACCATATAGAATCCTTTATCCCGATGCAGTCTTTTCCTG GTATCGAAAAGTTCAAGGGCCAATATTTCCACAGCCGGGAATACAAGAGCCCCGAAGGATTTCAGGGGAAGACAGTCGTGGTGATTGGAATGGGGAACTCTGCATCGGATATTGCCGTGGAGCTCTGTCAGAGAGCCAAACGG GTGTTCATCAGCACTAGAGGAGGCTCATGGGTAATGAGCCGTGTCTATGATGACGGCTACCCTTGGGACACTGTATTTCACACCCGATTTAGCAATCTGATCAGAAGTATCCTGCCTTGGCCTCTTTTGAAACGGGTGTATGAACAGAAGATGAACCAATGGTTTAACCATGAAAACTATGGCTTGGTGCCTCAAAACAG AGCCCTGATGAAAGAGCCAGTGTTCAATGATGACCTTCCAAGCCGCATCCTCTGTGGCAGCGTGGTGGTGAAGCCCATTGTGAAGGAGTTCACCGAAACCGCTGCCATCTTTGAAGATGGGACTATGGAGGACAACGTGGATGTTGTCATCTTTGCCACTGGCTACAGCTTCTCGTTCCCCTTCCTGGAGCAGTCAGTCATCAAAGTGGAAAACAACGAGGTCGGGCTGTACAAACAAGTCTTCCCCCCTACTCTGGAGAAGCCAACGCTGGCTGTCATTGGCCTCATACAGCCGCTTGGGCCCATCATGCCAAATGCAGAGCTACAGGCTCGCTGGGCTACAAGAGTCTTTAAAG GGCTGTCTGCGCTGCCCTGTGAGAGCACCATGATGACTGACATTGTcaagaggaaaaagaagaggatCGAGTG gaatgtgcatggttacatccatttgagatggagatatggatgctgcggtagctgccaggtcatctgcactctgactaactggaagaccaggcatctcctcaccactcacatcttcactggggccggaaggctcgcCGTGAACATTTgtatctatgtatctcaggagagctccttcctgcatagatag
- the LOC127055815 gene encoding dimethylaniline monooxygenase [N-oxide-forming] 2-like isoform X1, which produces MAKRVAVIGSGVSGLTSTKCCLDEGLQPTCFERSDDIGGLWRFKEKVEEGRASIYQSVFTNSSKEMSCFSDFPMPEHFPNFLHNTRFLEYLKLYAKHFDLLKYIKFKTTVISVRKCQDFSTTGQWIVVTESDGKQESTMFDAVMVCMGHHIESFIPMQSFPGIEKFKGQYFHSREYKSPEGFQGKTVVVIGMGNSASDIAVELCQRAKRVFISTRGGSWVMSRVYDDGYPWDTVFHTRFSNLIRSILPWPLLKRVYEQKMNQWFNHENYGLVPQNRALMKEPVFNDDLPSRILCGSVVVKPIVKEFTETAAIFEDGTMEDNVDVVIFATGYSFSFPFLEQSVIKVENNEVGLYKQVFPPTLEKPTLAVIGLIQPLGPIMPNAELQARWATRVFKGLSALPCESTMMTDIVKRKKKRIEWFGTSRSQTLQTDHIEYLDELAEGSDARPRILPLLLKDPKLALTIYFGPCSPFQFRLTGPGKWDGARNAILTQKARIIKPTRTRVVRNSSNNSLVSYLLKIFGLLALFAAIFVSLQQS; this is translated from the exons ATGGCCAAGAGAGTTGCTGTGATCGGCTCTGGCGTGAGTGGACTGACCTCCACCAAGTGCTGCCTGGATGAGGGGCTGCAGCCTACCTGCTTCGAGAGAAGTGATGACATCGGGGGGCTCTGGAGGTTCAAA GAAAAGGTAGAGGAAGGCAGAGCCAGTATCTACCAATCTGTATTCACCAATTCCTCCAAGGAGATGTCATGCTTCAGTGACTTTCCGATGCCTGAACACTTTCCAAACTTCCTGCACAACACCAGATTCCTGGAATATTTGAAACTGTACGCAAAGCACTTTGATCTTCTGAAATACATCAAGTTCAAG ACCACAGTCATCAGTGTAAGAAAATGCCAGGATTTCTCTACCACCGGCCAGTGGATTGTTGTCACCGAGAGTGATGGGAAGCAAGAATCCACCATGTTTGATGCCGTTATGGTATGCATGGGTCACCATATAGAATCCTTTATCCCGATGCAGTCTTTTCCTG GTATCGAAAAGTTCAAGGGCCAATATTTCCACAGCCGGGAATACAAGAGCCCCGAAGGATTTCAGGGGAAGACAGTCGTGGTGATTGGAATGGGGAACTCTGCATCGGATATTGCCGTGGAGCTCTGTCAGAGAGCCAAACGG GTGTTCATCAGCACTAGAGGAGGCTCATGGGTAATGAGCCGTGTCTATGATGACGGCTACCCTTGGGACACTGTATTTCACACCCGATTTAGCAATCTGATCAGAAGTATCCTGCCTTGGCCTCTTTTGAAACGGGTGTATGAACAGAAGATGAACCAATGGTTTAACCATGAAAACTATGGCTTGGTGCCTCAAAACAG AGCCCTGATGAAAGAGCCAGTGTTCAATGATGACCTTCCAAGCCGCATCCTCTGTGGCAGCGTGGTGGTGAAGCCCATTGTGAAGGAGTTCACCGAAACCGCTGCCATCTTTGAAGATGGGACTATGGAGGACAACGTGGATGTTGTCATCTTTGCCACTGGCTACAGCTTCTCGTTCCCCTTCCTGGAGCAGTCAGTCATCAAAGTGGAAAACAACGAGGTCGGGCTGTACAAACAAGTCTTCCCCCCTACTCTGGAGAAGCCAACGCTGGCTGTCATTGGCCTCATACAGCCGCTTGGGCCCATCATGCCAAATGCAGAGCTACAGGCTCGCTGGGCTACAAGAGTCTTTAAAG GGCTGTCTGCGCTGCCCTGTGAGAGCACCATGATGACTGACATTGTcaagaggaaaaagaagaggatCGAGTG GTTTGGTACCAGCCGCAGCCAGACGTTGCAAACTGATCACATTGAATATCTGGATGAGCTCGCCGAGGGCTCAGATGCGAGACCCAGAATCCTTCCGCTGCTTCTGAAGGATCCCAAACTGGCCCTGACAATTTACtttggcccctgcagccccttccaGTTCCGCTTGACCGGCCCTGGGAAGTGGGATGGAGCCAGAAATGccatcctgacccaaaaggcacGGATCATCAAACCCACAAGAACGCGAGTGGTGCGCAACTCTTCAAACAATTCCCTGGTTTCATATTTGCTTAAAATCTTTGGTCTCCTTGCTCTCTTCGCTGCAATTTTTGTTAGTCTCCAGCAGTCCTGA